The genomic region GAATAAAACCCAGCAATATTCAGTATATGCTGGCAGGTGTGAGGCTGTTTTTTATCTACCGTGTGTTCTAATGTATTGAGTTTCTTACTCCTCCCACTGTTTCCTTTTCATTGTCGGCGTGTTGGACTTTGAAGTTCATCTTTGCGCATCCCCAGTTCTCTGTTGTCTGACAAACTCAATTCAGCAGCAATGAAGGCTTTGTCTGCTTTTGTGCGCGCCGTCAAAAGAGCTATTCATGATTAATAGtggttttaatgtctgttttacTACATTAACTCCTCAGTTATGACATAGAGGGGGTGGTCTTACACTGCGAGTCTGTGTGCCGGCTGTCTTGGAAGATTTTTGTTCCTTACAAATTGTGCTGTCAAACAGGGCTATTCCATAAAGAGCATCCCCgaccctctgtcctccctctcatTATTTTTATGTCTGATCTTCTGATGGAATAAATTATACTCAGATTGGCCACTCAAATACACCTCAATGTACTGTAGGTGTATGTGCTGTTTTCTAGACATCCCTACACCAATTTGTTGCATCCACTGTAGGTAAATATGTCGAGACATTAGTGACGGTACATCAGCCAACTCTCATCCGTTTGCAGAGTGCTGTTCGGTGAGAAAcatagaaaaacatgtttttgatggAGACGAGTCAGCCAACAGGCAGTGCAGCCTTTTAAAATGCAGATGGCTTTCCCTAGTTGGCCAATTAGTAACTTTAGCTCTGGAACACTTATCTGCtttcatctttgtgtgtgtgtgtgtgtctgtcgtTTGGGGTGCATGGAGCTTAGTGAGCCTGTTTTCGCTAGTATGTGGtagtgcatgtgtttgtgtgcacgatTCGCGATTGTAAACCCCACATAACTTTATTCTACTGCTGTCGGCAGTTAGACGACCAGCCATACTGTTAGATGTCAGATAATAAGCCAAAACACATACTGTGGGTCTCGGCAAATATAGGAGTGAAATGTTGAAGGCACCCGTTAGCAGTGCGGTCCTGGCAGTATccaaattaaatgtgttaaatcGGAAAAATTGCCTTTTACTGAGCTACAGCTGGGTTAAGTAATGTGCAGCATTCCAGCAGCTTTGCCACTGACCTCAATCTTTTAAGGAAACATTCAGTGGAGAAATAGGATCACAGATTAAACATAATTAACACCACATAGGCACACAATAGGAATTTAGATGAGAGACACAATAGCTCTCTAATAATAAATCCTGCCGTTggaatgttattttttttgttgtattttttttctctagaTTGATTATatccccccccctttttttctctctgtctatcCTGCAGGGCCAGACCCAAGTCCAGTGAGCTCCTCTTGCATGGAAACCCTCCTTCCTTGGCAGCCTTCTCCTCTCCCTAGAGCTAGCGGCCAGCATGGCAGGATGAGCCTCTGCCAGCGATGATGATGGCCAAAAAGCAAGATGTCCGGGCACCCACCTACAACCTGGTCGTGGTTGGCCTATCAGGCACGGAGAAGGAGAAAGGCCAATGTGGTGTGGGCAAGTCCTGCCTGTGTAACCGCTTTGTCCGGCCAAGTGCAGATGACTTCTACCTGGACCACACCTCCGTTCTCAGTACCAGTGACTTCGGAGGCCGTGTGGTGAACAATGACCACTTCCTTTTCTGGGGAGAAGCTGGGcggatggtggaggaggggcCAGAATGCCGTATGAATGTGGTGGAGCAGACAGAGTTCATCGATGATCAGACGTTCCAGCCACACCGAAGCACAGCACTCCAGCCTTACATCAAGAGGGCAGCTTCCACCAAGCTGGCTTCGGCTGAGAAGCTGATGTATTTTTGCACAGATCAGCTGGGGCTGGAGCAGGACTTTGAGCAGAAACAGATGCCCGAAGGCAAGCTGATGGTGGATGGCTTCTTACTCTGTGTGGATGTTAGCAGGGGTATGAACCGTAGCTTTGAGGACCAGATGAAGTTTGTGACTAACCTGTACAACCAGCTGGCCAAAACGAAGAAACCTGTGGTACTGGTTCTCACCAAATGTGATGAAGGAGTTGAGCGCTACATTAAAGACTCACACACCTTTGCTCTTGCCAAGAAGAACCTACAGGTGGTAGAAACATCAGCACGGTCTAATGTCAATGTTGATCTAGCCTTTCTTACACTGGTTCAGCTAATAGACAAGAGTAGGGGAAAGCCCAAAATTATCCCTTACTTTGAGGCACTGAAACAGCAGAGTCAACAGATTGCCTCAGCCAAAGACCGCTATGAGTGGCTGGTCAACCGAATTGTGAAGAACCACAATGAGACCTGGCCTATTGTCAGTCGCCGTATGCAGACTGCTCCTGAGTACAAGGACTATGTTTTCCTTGAGGGGACAGCTAAAGCCAAGAAGCTCTTCCAGCAGCATGTGCATAGACTTAAACAAGATCATATAGAGAAACGTAGGAAGGCCTATCTAAGTACACTACCACAGGCCCTGTCTGTACTGTTGCCAGAGTTGGATGAGATTGACCACCTGAGCTGGTCTGGAGTTCAGAAGGTTCTAGAGACAAAGCGAGATTTCTCCCAATGGTTCGTAGTGCTGGATGACACCCCTTGGGAGACCACACCACACATCGACAACATGGAGGATGATCGCATCCCCCAGGACCTCCTGGAGactcctgcagctgaaactaTCTATGAGACCCACCTGGAGCAACTAAGGAATGAGCGCAAACGGGCTGAGATGAGATGGGAGTTCAAGGAGAAGCTAAGTGTCTCTCCTTTCATCACACCAGGGAAACCCTGGGAGGAGGCCCGAAGCTTCATCATGAACGAAGACTTCTACCAGTGGCTGGACGAGGCTGAATATCTGGATATCTACAACAAACACCAGAAGGAAATCATTGACCGAGCCAAAGAGGACTTTCAGGAACTGCTTCTTGAATACTCTGAGCTCTTCTATGAGCTGGAAGTGGATGCAAAGCCAAGTAAAGAGAAAATGGGAGCCATTCAGGAGGTGTTGGGTGAGGAGCAAAGGTTTAAAGCCCTGCAGAAGCTGCAGGCAGAAAGGGATGCTCTGGTATTGAAACATATCCACTTTGTCTACCACCCCACAAAGGACACCTGTCCTAACAGCCCCCACTGTGTGGACAGTAAGTTAGAGCAAATACTGTCCTCCAGATTCCCTACCCGTTACCCATCATCAGACAGTTCAAGGCCGGATGGGGGGAGGGCTGAACGGATAAATCTTGTCATCTTGGGGAAAGATGGACTAGCCAGAGAGATGGCAAATGAAATAAGGGCCATGTGCACCAGTGACGACCGGTACGTGTTAGATGGCAGGATGTATGAGTTAGCCCTTCGTCCCATAGAAGGCAACGTACGTCTGCCAGTCAATTCATTCCACACACCAACCTTCACACCCCAtggttgtctgtgtttgtacaaCTCAAAGGAATCCCTCTCTTATGTTGTAGAAAGTTTAGAAAAGCTTAGAGAGTCAACTATAAGCAGAAGGGAAAGGGAAAACAGCTTATCCCAACTCCCGCTGTCCCTCCTTCTGGTCACCAAGCGCGGGGTGGGGTCCATAGGGGATATTGGGGGGGAGACAGCTCAGACTCTTATCCAACAAGGGCAGCAGGTGGCTGGAAAGCTGCAGTGTGCTTACCTAGACCCTGCATCTCCAGGCATGGGCTACGGGCGTAATGTCAATGAGAAGCAGATCAACCAGATGCTGAAGGGCCTCTTAGAATCACGGAGAAGCATAGGGAGTAGTTCCCCTCCCTTACACCCTCCATCCTCTGCCTTTAGAGACTCTCAGTCCCAGCCAATGCTAGAGGCAGACCTGAGGATAGTCATGTGCCTCATGTGTGGAGACACGTATGACCTAGACCAGCTCCTTGCTCCcttcctgctgccccagcaTTGTCGTCCTGCCTCCAGCCTCAGCAGTGGCACCTCTGTTTTGTTGGAAATGAGTATAGGAGGTCAGAGGCAGATCATTGAGCTATCCCTGCTCTCCTTCCATTCCTCATTCTCCCTCCGCAAGACCAGGCTTGTCCATGGCTACATTGCAGTTTACTCTGCCCGCCGCAAGGCCTCTATGGAGACATTATGTGCTTTCCTGTGTGAGGTCCAAGACATCATCCCAGTTCAGTTGCTAGCAGTAGGAGAGAGTCAGATGGAGCTGTCAGACTCAGAGTCAGCCAAGGAGCAGGTCAGTCAGGGAGAGGAACTGGCCCATGAAATAGAGGCCAGATTTAACACAGTAATATGTGGACATGGTGGGGTGGTGGGAGGGCTTCATAAGATCGACCTTTTCCAGTCTTTCCTCAAAGAGGTGGTAGAAAAGCGCACTATTGTTGAGGCCACACACATGTATGATAATGTGGCTGAGGCCTGTACCAATGAGAGCATCAGCCCCCGCTGTGGCTCCCCCAGTCCAGTTAACATTCTTATGGATTCAGAGGACGATATCGACCCATCATCGCCTTACCCCACCCTGAGGGAGGATGGCAGTCTCGGTTCTCACCTGGGAACCTTCAAGCTGCCAGATCTGGATTCAAGTGACACCTTCTCTGTCATTTCTGAGCTGAGCACCTTTGAGAGCAAGCTGAACAACAAGGTTCCTCCACAAGTGAAGCCCAAGCCTGTCCGTAAGGTTAACCTCGGCCCCTACATGGACCAGCAGGGTGGCACCAACCGCCGTTCCCTGCCCCAAGCTGTCACCTGGGCACCAGGTAGCGATGGTGGCTATGACCCCTCAGACTATGCGGAGCCCATGGATGCTGTGAGCAAACCTCGacccacagaagaagagaataTTTACTCTGTCCCTCATGACAGCACACAGGGCAAGATTATCACCATCCGCAATGCCAACAAAGGTCACTCCAACGGGAGTGCTGGGGGGAATGGGTCAGATAGCGAGGCTGATAGCAGTTCACTGGAGCGCAGGAGAAAGTTGTCTGCCATCGGCGTAAAGCCTAAGCTTTACAGAGACAGATCCAAACGGCTCGGCAAGTTCAGCAGTTTTAGGACGAGCTTCTCTATAGGCAGTGATGATGAGATGGGGGGACCACCGAAGGCTGGCCAGGACGAGGTGGGAGCCCAAAAAGACAACTCTATTGAGGAGAGTGAGGACCCCAAAAGGAGGAATATTCTCAAGAGCCTGCGCAGAAATACAAAGGTTAGTGTTTGTGCAACTGCCTGTTTTGGTTAAATATTACTGACATATGGgttaaatatgcaaatgtatcTATGTTGGTGCCTAAAAATAGTGTTAAATCCTAACCGAGAACATTTGAATTTAATTAGTTGATTTTACTACTCCCAAACACAGCAGATATTATTCCAAAATGTTGCATATTTACTTTTGGAGCACATCCATTGCCAAAGTACATCACTTACTGACTTTTCAGAGTTTTCTTAACCAAAGCTGAAAAAACAGTAACCTCCTAACTGTAAAGCACCATTTCTCCTAAGCATTTTGCCAGGGAAAGTGTCACTTGTTTGAATAGTGGAAATTAGAATTTGGAGCAGAACACTTCCTGTAAATTGTATCTAATGACCAACTCAGCAATACAAGATGTTGTGCACGTATATCACTTTGTCTGCAGTACATATGCACATGTATGTGCTTAAGCACAGATTGGATAACATTTCCAGTATAATAAGTTCTTGGCTAAGATTCAACATCCGATTCATCAAATTGAAGAATGACGAATTATTTAAGTATAATCTTGCTACATTCTGCCGCTCAGCTCAGTAAAAGCATCAGATACTATAGAAGTTCCCTTGGAAGGCATGTCTGCAGACTTTTTCCCTGACCGTGAGAGCTCACTAAACAAGCCAGATcatcagaggaagaagagtcAAACTCCAGTCACTGAACTTCTGTACCAGAAGGCAGAAACTCTTAATGAATAGGGACAGAGCCACAGTATATACTGCACTACTTTATCTGTTTGTCCACATGTGTATGTCTGCTTAGTTGCATCAGGTTTCCAATTATATTAGAACTGGCATAATAATGTTTGCAATTTATTTAGAAagattttaaaggaaaaacatcCAGCTTACAATTCTCGCTATAGTAGTGTATGATGAAGAATTAAAACTAATGTTTCATCTCAGCAAATTAGCTGTAAACATCCCTGCTATTCAAGAAACAATAGTACTAACAAGCAACGCAAAACTGTGAGAATCTAAGCACTGGAGTCTTTTGTCCAAACATTAAACCTACACTTTAATTACTATTTACAAAAGCAGATTGTACAGTCTGACTTGCTGTCAGCACCACATGTAATATGGCCACACGTTGTTTACAGCTTAGCTGCCAAAGGGTACACTGCATGTGCCATTACTGACCTAGTGATTGACATCAGCGTCATCTAGTTAAGGCAGTGTTGTTTACTGTTGTGCTGCTGCAGTAAAGTACAGAATGTGCCTAGGCTGGTCAAGTTGTTCCCTGAGACTCTGAATTCTTCACTGTCGGCTTAGCTTTCTTTGCTTCCTCCTTTCATTCTCTCTTATTCACATTATTTGTCTGCTCTTCTTGCTGATTCATGCTTTCTGTGTCTTACATTTCTGCcacactttttctctctcactccccAAAATGTTCTCCTCATATCTGcctttgtatttttctttttgcttgaGTTTTTTCGTCCACGTAGGAACCTTGTCTCATTTGTTTCCTCTATAGAGCTGTAGCGATTATTTGATTAAAGGATCAGTAATTTTAAGGAAAATTAGTATTAGTAAATCCATATATTATGGATTTAGtattttgaaaattgattaATCGTTTCATTTTTCAAGCGAGAATGTCAAACAATTgatggtttcagcttcttaaatgttagAATTGCTGTTTTATTGTCAGGTATGATTTAGTTATTGGAGATTTGGGGCTTTATACTGTTGTCTGGACTaaagaagcaatttaaagaTATAATTTTCTGACTCTGGGAAGTTCTAATgagcagattaattgataatgaaattaaGTGTTGGCGGCCTCCCTAAacctctgtctccccctctcctgTTCTTTCTGTGCTTGTCTCTCACACGTGTTGTTACGACACTTTTGACCTGACACCGTCAGGCTTATCTGCCTGGTATGCTGttcgttcacacacacacagtgtggtACAGAAGTGCCAGCTGAATAGAAGTTACAGCTGCTTATGTTGTGCTTGTGCATCTGTGATAATTACCATGGCTGTCAGTAaggtggagcaggagggagaTGATTAATG from Sparus aurata chromosome 2, fSpaAur1.1, whole genome shotgun sequence harbors:
- the arhgap35a gene encoding rho GTPase-activating protein 35 gives rise to the protein MMMAKKQDVRAPTYNLVVVGLSGTEKEKGQCGVGKSCLCNRFVRPSADDFYLDHTSVLSTSDFGGRVVNNDHFLFWGEAGRMVEEGPECRMNVVEQTEFIDDQTFQPHRSTALQPYIKRAASTKLASAEKLMYFCTDQLGLEQDFEQKQMPEGKLMVDGFLLCVDVSRGMNRSFEDQMKFVTNLYNQLAKTKKPVVLVLTKCDEGVERYIKDSHTFALAKKNLQVVETSARSNVNVDLAFLTLVQLIDKSRGKPKIIPYFEALKQQSQQIASAKDRYEWLVNRIVKNHNETWPIVSRRMQTAPEYKDYVFLEGTAKAKKLFQQHVHRLKQDHIEKRRKAYLSTLPQALSVLLPELDEIDHLSWSGVQKVLETKRDFSQWFVVLDDTPWETTPHIDNMEDDRIPQDLLETPAAETIYETHLEQLRNERKRAEMRWEFKEKLSVSPFITPGKPWEEARSFIMNEDFYQWLDEAEYLDIYNKHQKEIIDRAKEDFQELLLEYSELFYELEVDAKPSKEKMGAIQEVLGEEQRFKALQKLQAERDALVLKHIHFVYHPTKDTCPNSPHCVDSKLEQILSSRFPTRYPSSDSSRPDGGRAERINLVILGKDGLAREMANEIRAMCTSDDRYVLDGRMYELALRPIEGNVRLPVNSFHTPTFTPHGCLCLYNSKESLSYVVESLEKLRESTISRRERENSLSQLPLSLLLVTKRGVGSIGDIGGETAQTLIQQGQQVAGKLQCAYLDPASPGMGYGRNVNEKQINQMLKGLLESRRSIGSSSPPLHPPSSAFRDSQSQPMLEADLRIVMCLMCGDTYDLDQLLAPFLLPQHCRPASSLSSGTSVLLEMSIGGQRQIIELSLLSFHSSFSLRKTRLVHGYIAVYSARRKASMETLCAFLCEVQDIIPVQLLAVGESQMELSDSESAKEQVSQGEELAHEIEARFNTVICGHGGVVGGLHKIDLFQSFLKEVVEKRTIVEATHMYDNVAEACTNESISPRCGSPSPVNILMDSEDDIDPSSPYPTLREDGSLGSHLGTFKLPDLDSSDTFSVISELSTFESKLNNKVPPQVKPKPVRKVNLGPYMDQQGGTNRRSLPQAVTWAPGSDGGYDPSDYAEPMDAVSKPRPTEEENIYSVPHDSTQGKIITIRNANKGHSNGSAGGNGSDSEADSSSLERRRKLSAIGVKPKLYRDRSKRLGKFSSFRTSFSIGSDDEMGGPPKAGQDEVGAQKDNSIEESEDPKRRNILKSLRRNTKKPRPKPRHSISKPIESNYFGMPLSTVVSPERPIPVFIEKCIRFIETTGLSTEGIYRVSGNKAEMESMQRQFDQDHNLDLVEKDFTINTVAGAMKAFFSELPEPLVPYSMQGELVEAFKINDREQRFQTMKDILRRFPKENYEVFKYVISHLNKVSQNNKLNLMTSENLSICFWPTLMRPDFTTMDALTATRTYQTIIESFIHQCSYFFYNQPLADGLPGSPNSTLSSGGGTSAYSCMAGGYSSSPTPSPAPYVLPATPPVIPHYGPPIHHHHHHHHHHLHHQHQHQSPPHSPPATPQSPIPALLPPSLHPHHPPTEQHTL